In Odontesthes bonariensis isolate fOdoBon6 chromosome 22, fOdoBon6.hap1, whole genome shotgun sequence, one genomic interval encodes:
- the homer1 gene encoding homer protein homolog 1, translating into MGEQPIFSTRAHVFQIDPNTKKNWVPTSKHAVTVSYFFDSTRNVYRIISLDGSKAIINSTITPNMTFTKTSQKFGQWADSRANTVYGLGFSSENHLVKFAEKFAEFKEAARLAKEKSQEKMELTSTPSQESPPGDLQSPLTPESINGTADERVRPDTPQHSEARAEPSQNALPVSHSSSSINKHWEAELATLKGNNAKLTAALLESTANVKQWKHQLAAYQEEAERLHKRVTELECVSGQTTVIKSQKTELNRTIEELESALKSKEEELERLKAEVESANEFKFQRDSLSQKLKDTELRNQTLEAQLSDLEQRLESSQLESEAYRKSLRSLLEMLDSKIFELTELRDTLAKLMEGS; encoded by the exons TGAGCAGCCCATCTTCAGTACGCGGGCCCACGTCTTCCAGATCGACCCAAACACCAAGAAGAATTGGGTTCCCACAAGTAAACATGCTGTCACGGTCTCCTACTTCTTCGACAGTACCAGGAATGTTTATCGAATCATCAGTCTGGATGGGTCCAAG GCCATCATCAACAGCACCATCACCCCCAACATGACGTTCACCAAGACATCGCAGAAGTTTGGCCAGTGGGCCGACAGCCGGGCCAACACCGTCTACGGCCTCGGCTTCTCGTCGGAGAACCACCTGGTCAAG TTTGCAGAAAAGTTTGCCGAGTTCAAGGAGGCGGCACGGTTGGCTAAAGAGAAGTCTCAGGAGAAGATGGAGCTCACCAGCACTCCCTCTCAG GAGTCGCCACCAGGGGATCTGCAGTCACCTCTGACCCCCGAGAGCATCAACGGTACAGCTGACGAGAGAGTCAGACCAGACACACCCCAGCACAGCGAAGCCAGAGCAGAACCTTCCCAGAATGCACTGCCTGTGTCTCACAG TTCATCCAGCATCAACAAGCACTGGGAGGCGGAGCTTGCAACGCTGAAGGGGAACAACGCCAAACTGACGGCAGCGCTGCTCGAGTCCACCGCCAACGTCAAACAGTGGAAACACCAGCTGGCGGCCTATCAGGAAGAAGCCGAGAGGCTACACAAACGG GTGACGGAGCTGGAGTGCGTGAGCGGCCAAACGACGGTGATCAAGTCTCAGAAAACGGAACTCAACAGAACAATAGAGGAGCTGGAGTCGGCTTTAAAGTCCAAAGAGGAG GAGCTGGAAAGGCTTAAAGCAGAGGTGGAGAGTGCCAACGAGTTTAAGTTTCAAAGGGACTCGCTGTCACAGAAGCTAAAA GACACGGAGTTGAGGAACCAGACGCTGGAGGCACAGCTGAGCGACCTGGAGCAGCGTCTGGAGAGCAGCCAGCTGGAGAGCGAGGCCTATCGGAAGAGTCTGCGCTCCCTGCTGGAGATGCTGGACAGCAAGATCTTCGAGCTGACGGAGCTGCGCGACACGCTGGCCAAACTGATGGAGGGCAGCTAG